A single Stigmatopora argus isolate UIUO_Sarg chromosome 7, RoL_Sarg_1.0, whole genome shotgun sequence DNA region contains:
- the ppm1kb gene encoding protein phosphatase Mn(2+)-dependent 1K, producing the protein MSITRLARLASGSGPLVGLPRMAAASLGPRRLHAPSDERRSGTRFDPDSSGHPTTWDSFGIWDNRIDEPILLPSSIRYGKPIPKVSLSKVGCASLIGRRKENEDRFRLSQITNNLIYFAVFDGHGGPGAADFCHRHMETFIKDLVADEGNLEVVLTRAFLEVDTALAEHLQQSLDEPGANAGTTATVALLRDGIELVVASVGDSRAMLCRKGKALKLTVDHTPERKDEKDRIKRSGGFITWNSLGQSNVNGRLAMTRSIGDFDLKDMGVIAEPETKRVSLSHVHDSFLALTTDGINFIMNSQEICNVINQCHDPKEAAQRISEQALQYGSEDNSTIMVVPFGAWGKHTSSDCGFSFSRSFVSSGRWA; encoded by the exons ATGTCAATCACCCGTCTCGCCCGCCTGGCCAGCGGCAGCGGACCCCTGGTCGGCCTCCCCCGAATGGCGGCGGCGTCCCTCGGCCCCAGACGTCTCCACGCCCCTTCGGACGAGCGTCGCAGCGGCACGCGCTTTGACCCGGACAGCAGCGGGCACCCCACCACCTGGGACTCCTTCGGCATCTGGGACAACCGCATCGACGAGCCCATCCTGCTGCCGTCCAGCATCCGCTACGGCAAGCCCATCCCCAAGGTCAGCCTGTCCAAGGTGGGCTGCGCCTCGCTCATCGGCCGGCGCAAGGAGAACGAGGACCGTTTCCGCCTCTCGCAAATCACCAACAACCTCATCTACTTCGCCGTCTTCGACGGGCACGGCGGGCCTGGCGCCGCCGATTTTTGCCACCGCCACATGGAGACGTTTATCAA GGATCTGGTGGCAGACGAGGGAAATCTGGAAGTCGTCTTAACTCGAGCTTTCCTGGAAGTGGATACAGCTTTAGCCGAGCATTTGCAGCAGTCTTTGGACG AGCCCGGGGCCAACGCGGGCACCACCGCCACGGTGGCGCTGCTGAGGGACGGCATCGAGCTGGTGGTGGCCAGCGTGGGCGACAGCCGCGCCATGTTGTGCCGCAAGGGCAAAGCGCTCAAGCTCACGGTAGACCACACCCCCGAGAGGAAGGACGAGAAAGACAG GATCAAAAGGAGTGGCGGTTTCATCACCTGGAACAGTTTGGGGCAGTccaacgtcaatggcaggctGGCCATGACGCGAAGCATCGGCGACTTTGACTTGAAGGACATGGGGGTCATCGCCGAACCAGAAACCAAAAGAGTGTCG CTGAGCCACGTGCACGACTCCTTCCTGGCGCTCACCACCGACGGCATCAACTTCATCATGAACAGCCAGGAGATCTGCAACGTCATCAACCAGTGTCACGACCCCAAGGAGGCGGCACAACGTATTTCCGAGCAG GCTCTCCAGTACGGCTCGGAGGACAACAGCACCATCATGGTGGTGCCTTTCGGCGCTTGGGGCAAGCACACCAGCTCGGACTGCGGCTTCTCCTTCAGCCGGAGCTTCGTGTCCAGCGGGCGCTGGGCGTAG